The DNA region AAATCGCAATCCCCTGCCCCAGGAAGCGGCGAACTGCCGTGAATATCTGGACGCGCAGATCAGCATTGTGCAGCCGGAGTACATCATCTGCTGGGGAACCGTGGCCGCTCAAAACCTGCTGAACGAACGGCGGACGATCGGCAAACTGCGAGGACAGTTTCTGACGTACCGCAGCGCGAAAGTGCTGTGTACGTATCACCCGTCCTATCTGCTCCGCAATCCATCGGCGAAGAAGGACGTGTGGGCCGACATGAAGCTGTTCATGGCAGAACTCGGCGTGACACTCGATTAGTCGTCGAACGAACGCCAGCTTGTAAACGTTGCGAAGGTCTAAGAGCAACCGCCCCTTCACGGTCCCGTGCAGTGGTCGCAGAATGCACGCCGTTCAGGCCTTCGCTCGCCGAGGCACACCAAAATTCCCCTCCCGGCCGAAGGCCATTGGGGAGGGGTCGAACGAGCGGAGCAAGTTCGGGGAGGGGCAACCACGCGTTGATCGCACAAAGTTGTCAGAACGCCGATCGCGGGATCGGCCCCTCTCCCGGGCATCGCTCCGCTCGCCCGACCTCTCCCGGCCGGCTTCGCCTGGGAGAGGTGGGTGCGCAGACGCCGCGGCGGAATAGGTGGGTGCGCGACGCCGCGCCCGGAAGCGCAGCTTCCGTTCCGCCCCTCCCGGCCGAAGGCCATTGGGGAGGGGTCGAACGAGCGGAGCAAGTTCGGGGAGGGGTAGACCGCGCGTTGATCGCACAAAGTTGTCAGAACGCCGATCGCGGGATCTGTGCGGCTACGTCTGGCGGTTTACCTGGTCGCGAACGTGGCGTGGTTCGGCCTGCAAAAAGTGCGGGCCACGAACTTCCGGCCGACCGATCTGCGATTGCGCGGCTGCGTCGTCGCCGGTGCCGGTTTGCTCACCGGCATCGCTGAGTAGCAGCCGGACAACGTCCCGGCGGTGCAGCAGTCCGACAACGGAACCGGTCCTGTCGATGACCGGCACAACAACGTGGCACGCGTCACGAAAAAACGGCATCACGGAACTCAGCGACGCGTCACAACTCGCGGACTCGACGTGTCGCGAAAGAATGGATTCGATCGGCACGTCCGTTGATGGCGTTGCCAGAAGGCTGCGGATGACAGCGGATTCCGCCACGACACCTGCAAACCGGTTCGCATCGTCAACGGCGATCAGCAGCGGTTCTTCGCTGAAGATCAGAGCTTCAGCAGCGTCTCGCAGCTTCATCGACATCGGAATGACGGCCGCGTGGCAGGGTCGCATCAGGTCGGCAACACGCAGCGTCAGCATGATGTTTCATTCCGAATGGAGGGTTTCGGCGGAAATCAGCCCGCACAGGGTCGGCGATCGGCGATGGCTTCCACGCTTCGATGACGCCGCGGCATCGCTTCTCACACCATGAGCCGAAACGTCGAACGTCAGTCCGCAGGCGGTATAGTGTTCGTATCGGTTGGGGGGATTTCCGTCTGAAGCCAACCACGCGGGATTGCCCGACTCGCCTTCGGACCCGGCGATTTCAGTAGGATTCGCTCCGGTCAGACAGCCTTTGCCGGGTTCGTGCGGGGCTCCACAGTTCACTGCGGCCCGATTGCTGGTACCCTTCCCTGCGGGAAATGACCTTGCCGATTTCAACGCCGATGACGCGCGGCACTGCACAGGTGTCACGCATCTGAAGTTCCGACAGACAGCGGATGATTCGCCATGATTCGATCGCCTCGACTGTTGCTGCTGACAATGACCGCGTTGGCATTCAACACGGATGCGACTCCGGCCGCCACAATCGCCGAGTGCCAGGAACTTCTGCGCATTGGTGAATACCAGCAGTGCCTGGACTTTGCGACGGATGCGATTCAGCGCCGCAGCTACGGAGAAGAATGGCCGCTGCTGAAAATCCAGGCGGAGAAAGCGGTGGGGCAATACGAACAGGCTCTGCAGACGTCGGTCGACGGACTGTCTCGCTATTCGTGGAGCGTCCGTTTGCGGATGGAAGCTCACGACTGCTACCAGCGCAGCGGTGAGCAGGAACTGTCTCGGCAGACGCTGGCGGAGATCGATCGCATGGTCTCGGCCGCGCCGTGGCGGTACACGGATGCCGACGACCTGGTGGCTCTGGGAAATGCGGCCATCGCACTGGGAGCCGACCCGAAAGACGTCCTGGAAGGATTCTTCGACCGCGCTCGACGAAACTACGCCACGCGACCGGATGGCTCACTGGCGTCCGGACGGCTTGCGTTGCAGAAAGGCGACTTTGCCCTGGCCGCGGAAATCCTGACACCGGCCGCTCAGGACTTCGCCGACAATCCCGACGTATTGTTCGCGCTGTCGGAGGCTGTTCGAAGTGCCGATGCCGAACGTTCGGCGGAACTGCTGCAGGCTGTTCTGGAAATCAACCCGAACCATGCCGATGCGCTGCTGCGGATCTGTGACCAGCGCATCGACGCCGAAGACTACGACGCCGCTGAAGAACTGCTGCAGCGAGTTCTGAGTTTCAATCCGTGGCATCCGATTGCTCACGCCCAGCAGGCGGTAATTCATCACCTGCTGAATCGACCCATCGACGAAGCACGCAGCCGCAGTCTGGCACTGGCATTCAGCCCGAAGAGTCCGGAGGTCGATCATCAAATCGGTGAGCGGCTTTCGCGAAAGTATCGCTTCGCGGAAGGAGCCGCCTATCAGCAGCAGGCACTGCAACGGGATCCGAATCACCTGCCATCCCGAATTCAGCTCTCTCAGGATCTGCTGCGGCTTGGCCAGGAAGACGCCGGCTGGACGCTGGCCGAAGCGGCTCACGAACAGGACGGCTACAGCACCACTGTCTTCAACCTGCTGCAGTTGAAGGATTCGCTACACCGCTTTGCGACGCTGGA from Planctomycetaceae bacterium includes:
- a CDS encoding CBS domain-containing protein yields the protein MLTLRVADLMRPCHAAVIPMSMKLRDAAEALIFSEEPLLIAVDDANRFAGVVAESAVIRSLLATPSTDVPIESILSRHVESASCDASLSSVMPFFRDACHVVVPVIDRTGSVVGLLHRRDVVRLLLSDAGEQTGTGDDAAAQSQIGRPEVRGPHFLQAEPRHVRDQVNRQT